Proteins encoded within one genomic window of Granulicella pectinivorans:
- a CDS encoding 50S ribosomal protein L25 — protein MAGSVAGLVATPREGKFNKGFARRVRMSGLIPAVVYGAGQPPVAVTVDPRAVTKILHSESGHNTIFDLDITGQTGGKAMIVDWQNEPIKGKLLHIDLKRIAMDKLMTVSVPVTLVGTPVGVKTQGGVLEQVLREVELACLPNDIPSHLDVDVSNLELNGVIHISDLPHSGSIKFLGEEKAVVAHVVLMKEEEVVAAVGTTEPEVAKKGKTDAAAAPAADAKKK, from the coding sequence ATGGCAGGTTCAGTAGCAGGTTTGGTCGCAACGCCCCGTGAGGGCAAGTTCAACAAGGGTTTTGCACGTCGCGTTCGCATGTCGGGCCTGATTCCGGCCGTCGTCTACGGTGCCGGTCAGCCTCCCGTGGCAGTCACCGTCGATCCCCGCGCCGTGACGAAGATTCTGCACTCCGAGTCCGGTCACAACACCATCTTCGATCTCGACATCACGGGCCAGACCGGTGGCAAGGCGATGATCGTGGACTGGCAGAACGAGCCTATCAAGGGCAAGCTCCTGCACATCGATCTCAAGCGCATCGCGATGGACAAGCTGATGACCGTGTCGGTTCCCGTCACGCTTGTTGGTACCCCCGTTGGCGTGAAGACGCAGGGTGGCGTTCTGGAGCAGGTTCTGCGTGAGGTTGAGCTTGCTTGCCTACCGAACGACATCCCGAGCCACCTCGACGTCGATGTTTCGAATCTTGAGCTGAACGGCGTGATCCACATCTCGGATCTGCCTCACTCGGGTTCGATCAAGTTCCTCGGCGAAGAGAAGGCTGTCGTGGCGCACGTCGTCCTGATGAAGGAAGAGGAAGTGGTTGCCGCGGTTGGCACGACCGAGCCGGAAGTTGCGAAGAAGGGTAAGACGGACGCTGCTGCTGCTCCGGCTGCCGACGCGAAGAAGAAGTAA
- a CDS encoding ribose-phosphate diphosphokinase, translated as MDSAFDEQQRHQNKGDGKQLGSRNSSRSTSLEVSSVNEQDTTAVLPQNAGQVSETVTGSTSAQQPATFVAQSGYQAQVGPPQQGGTAGTAKPGTEKKRSGRLSEDRRFKIFSGSANKPLAEEICKFVGVPLGETKLQRFSDGEVHFQLLENVRGADVFLVQPTCFPVDQHLVELLIMMDALKRASAGRITVVIPYYGYARQDRKDRPRVAITSKLVADLLTSAGANRALLVDLHAAQIQGFFNIPVDHLFASPVLVGHFRDMKLPNLTVVSPDAGGVERARFFAKKLEAPLAIVDKRRTDMNVSEVMNVIGEVRGRTCLILDDMIDTAGTLVKTVDALLEQGATEVYACASHPVLSGPAIDRIAASRLKQLVVTNTIPLREEAQRLEKIKVLSIAGLLGRAIESIHMETSVSTLFT; from the coding sequence TTGGATTCAGCATTCGACGAGCAGCAACGGCACCAAAACAAGGGTGACGGTAAGCAGTTAGGCAGTAGGAACTCATCAAGGTCAACCAGCCTGGAGGTTTCAAGCGTGAACGAACAAGACACGACTGCGGTTCTTCCCCAAAACGCGGGGCAGGTAAGTGAGACAGTAACGGGCTCAACATCTGCCCAGCAGCCAGCTACCTTCGTGGCGCAATCGGGATATCAGGCCCAAGTCGGCCCGCCGCAACAAGGCGGAACGGCAGGGACGGCAAAGCCAGGCACGGAGAAAAAACGCTCCGGCCGGCTGAGCGAAGATAGACGCTTCAAGATCTTCTCGGGCTCGGCCAACAAGCCGCTGGCCGAGGAGATTTGCAAGTTTGTCGGGGTTCCGCTGGGCGAAACAAAGCTGCAGCGCTTCTCCGATGGCGAGGTCCATTTTCAGTTGCTCGAGAACGTTCGCGGAGCGGACGTTTTTTTGGTGCAGCCGACCTGCTTTCCGGTCGACCAGCATCTGGTCGAGTTACTGATCATGATGGACGCGCTCAAGCGGGCCTCGGCCGGTCGCATTACGGTCGTGATTCCGTACTACGGGTATGCCCGGCAGGATCGTAAAGACCGCCCCAGGGTGGCGATTACGTCGAAGTTGGTGGCGGATCTTCTCACGAGTGCCGGGGCGAACCGTGCTTTGCTGGTAGATCTGCATGCAGCACAGATTCAGGGCTTCTTCAATATTCCGGTCGACCATCTGTTTGCCAGTCCGGTGCTGGTGGGTCACTTCCGTGATATGAAGCTTCCGAATCTTACAGTGGTTTCGCCCGACGCGGGCGGTGTAGAGCGGGCGAGATTCTTCGCCAAGAAGCTTGAAGCGCCTCTGGCGATTGTGGATAAGCGCCGGACGGATATGAATGTTTCCGAGGTGATGAACGTGATCGGCGAAGTACGCGGCCGGACGTGTCTGATCCTGGACGACATGATCGACACGGCGGGAACGCTGGTGAAGACGGTCGATGCGCTGCTGGAACAGGGCGCGACAGAGGTTTACGCGTGCGCATCGCACCCGGTGCTGAGTGGACCGGCGATCGATCGCATTGCGGCATCACGGCTGAAGCAGTTGGTCGTGACGAATACCATTCCACTGCGCGAAGAGGCGCAGCGGTTGGAAAAGATCAAGGTGCTTTCGATTGCGGGTCTTCTTGGCCGCGCCATTGAGAGCATCCATATGGAGACGAGCGTCAGCACCCTATTTACCTAA
- the ggt gene encoding gamma-glutamyltransferase, with protein sequence MISIAAIRRPLPLVLVSLAVPLFAQTAAPYTPTTAKHAMVVTIQHDASDAGLEILKQGGNAVDAAVAVGFALAVTYPVAGNLGGGGFMLVRMRTDKHGKLLKTPEAHFLDYRERAPGAATADMYLDKDKNVIKGMSTSGYKAIGVPGTVAGLTYAQKTYGRLTLAQDMAPAIRLATNGFVLSAEETKFLQTKYIEKDPESHRIYQRNGDFYKPGETFAQPELAKTLTIIATHPDDFYHGDIAKRLAAFVQAGGGLITEADLASYQVKDRTPIYGKYHGYDIITSPPPSSGGIVLVEILNILSTYDLPKLGPDRSAAQIHIITEAFRRAYMDRSDYLGDPDFNTMPLAQMADMKYADAWRASIDPVKPTPSDVLKRPAGFLPPPPAVLPAHESPQTTHFSVVDKDGNAASSTYTLNAFFGAGITAGNGLGFALNDEMDDFTSKVGVPNMFRLIQGPANSIAAGKRPLSAMTPTMVLKDGKLILVLGSPGGSTIITTVANDIISILDNGLPVQQAADAPRFHHQYLPDRLDLEKKFPRTVAEQLKAEGYVVNQAAEFDEKTSGVWGDSELIAIDPKTGVLTGGQDQRRHFGKAAGY encoded by the coding sequence GTGATCTCGATCGCCGCCATCCGTCGCCCCCTCCCGTTGGTCCTCGTCTCCCTCGCCGTCCCTCTGTTTGCGCAGACAGCAGCTCCCTACACCCCCACGACCGCGAAGCACGCCATGGTGGTCACCATCCAGCACGACGCCTCCGACGCCGGCCTCGAGATCCTTAAGCAGGGCGGCAATGCCGTGGACGCGGCCGTGGCCGTAGGCTTCGCCCTCGCCGTTACCTATCCCGTGGCCGGCAACCTCGGCGGCGGCGGCTTCATGCTCGTCCGCATGCGCACCGACAAGCACGGCAAATTGCTCAAGACGCCCGAGGCCCACTTCCTCGACTACCGCGAGCGCGCCCCCGGCGCAGCCACCGCCGACATGTACCTCGATAAGGACAAGAACGTCATCAAGGGCATGTCCACCTCGGGCTACAAGGCCATCGGAGTTCCCGGCACAGTTGCCGGACTCACCTACGCCCAGAAGACCTACGGCCGCCTCACGCTCGCGCAGGACATGGCCCCTGCCATCCGGCTGGCCACCAACGGCTTCGTCCTGTCGGCCGAAGAGACGAAGTTTCTTCAGACCAAGTACATCGAAAAGGACCCCGAGTCCCACCGCATCTATCAACGCAACGGCGACTTCTACAAACCTGGCGAGACCTTCGCACAGCCCGAACTCGCCAAGACCCTCACCATCATCGCCACGCACCCCGACGACTTCTATCACGGCGACATCGCAAAACGCCTGGCCGCCTTCGTCCAGGCCGGTGGCGGCCTCATCACAGAGGCCGATCTCGCCTCGTACCAGGTGAAGGACCGCACGCCGATCTACGGCAAGTACCACGGCTACGACATCATCACCTCCCCGCCGCCGTCGTCGGGTGGCATCGTCCTCGTCGAGATCCTCAACATCCTCTCCACGTACGACCTGCCCAAGCTTGGGCCCGACCGCTCCGCCGCCCAGATCCACATCATTACGGAGGCCTTCCGCCGCGCGTACATGGATCGCTCCGACTATCTCGGGGATCCCGACTTCAACACCATGCCCCTGGCCCAGATGGCCGACATGAAGTACGCCGACGCATGGCGTGCCTCGATCGATCCGGTGAAACCCACACCGTCCGATGTGCTCAAGCGCCCGGCCGGCTTCCTGCCTCCACCGCCCGCCGTCCTGCCCGCGCATGAGTCGCCCCAGACCACCCACTTCTCGGTCGTCGACAAGGATGGCAACGCAGCCTCCAGCACCTACACGCTGAACGCCTTCTTCGGCGCGGGCATCACCGCCGGCAACGGCCTCGGCTTCGCGCTCAACGACGAGATGGACGACTTCACCTCCAAGGTAGGCGTGCCCAATATGTTCCGTCTCATCCAGGGGCCGGCCAACTCCATCGCGGCGGGCAAGCGTCCGCTCTCGGCGATGACCCCAACCATGGTTCTCAAGGACGGTAAGCTGATCCTCGTTCTCGGCTCACCCGGCGGTTCGACGATCATCACCACCGTCGCAAACGACATCATCTCGATCCTCGACAATGGCCTTCCGGTCCAGCAGGCCGCCGACGCACCCCGCTTTCATCACCAGTACCTGCCGGATCGCCTTGACCTCGAGAAGAAGTTCCCCCGCACCGTCGCCGAACAGCTCAAGGCGGAGGGTTATGTCGTGAATCAGGCGGCCGAGTTCGACGAGAAAACCTCCGGCGTGTGGGGCGACTCCGAACTCATCGCCATCGACCCCAAGACCGGGGTTCTCACCGGCGGTCAGGATCAGCGGAGACACTTCGGCAAAGCCGCCGGATACTAA
- a CDS encoding energy transducer TonB, with protein MTNRPDDFEVLLDGVLREMADVEVKEGFAMRMMTAYESDVVGISPRGSVTAFGGSFGLLVRKERGFGPFGWAMAAHAAVLLLVGFGWAAKSHVVQVLRPVAVATLEVPMPIKMTPKALTAGGGGGQANPTPAAQGRMPKFAETQITPPKAPPMEQPKIAVEPTVVMQRDLKMANNDMPNLGMPNSPIVGTGSLGNGRGTGIGSGDGAGVGAGSEGNIGGGAMRIGGGVSAPVPTFMPDPEFSEEARKAKVSGNVLVYLWVDQNGRASHVRVIRGIGMGLDEKAMAAVKQYRFKPAMKDGKPVTVEMNVDVNFAIF; from the coding sequence ATGACGAATCGGCCGGACGACTTTGAGGTCTTGCTGGACGGGGTTTTGCGGGAGATGGCGGACGTGGAAGTCAAGGAGGGTTTCGCGATGCGGATGATGACGGCGTACGAGAGTGATGTGGTGGGCATCAGCCCCAGGGGGTCAGTGACTGCGTTCGGCGGCTCGTTTGGGTTGCTGGTGCGCAAGGAGCGGGGATTTGGTCCATTTGGATGGGCGATGGCGGCTCACGCGGCGGTGCTGCTTCTGGTTGGGTTCGGGTGGGCGGCAAAGAGCCATGTCGTTCAGGTTTTGCGCCCGGTGGCGGTGGCGACGTTGGAGGTTCCTATGCCGATAAAGATGACGCCGAAGGCTTTGACGGCGGGCGGTGGCGGGGGGCAGGCGAATCCGACGCCCGCGGCTCAGGGACGCATGCCGAAGTTTGCCGAGACACAGATCACGCCACCGAAAGCGCCTCCGATGGAGCAGCCGAAGATCGCCGTGGAGCCGACGGTGGTGATGCAGAGGGATTTGAAGATGGCGAACAACGATATGCCAAACCTGGGCATGCCGAACTCGCCGATCGTGGGTACGGGATCACTGGGCAACGGGCGTGGGACCGGGATCGGCTCAGGCGATGGTGCCGGTGTTGGAGCTGGTTCGGAGGGCAACATCGGGGGTGGAGCGATGCGGATTGGCGGCGGGGTCAGCGCGCCGGTACCGACCTTCATGCCTGACCCGGAGTTCTCCGAAGAGGCCCGGAAGGCGAAGGTCTCGGGCAACGTGCTGGTGTACCTGTGGGTCGACCAGAATGGCCGCGCTTCGCATGTGCGGGTGATTCGGGGGATCGGAATGGGGCTCGATGAGAAAGCGATGGCGGCGGTGAAGCAGTACCGTTTCAAGCCGGCGATGAAAGACGGTAAGCCGGTGACGGTGGAGATGAACGTGGATGTGAACTTCGCGATCTTCTAG
- a CDS encoding TIGR03435 family protein yields MKKIVLWMIACTTLLTGSLRAQSMAGDWQGTLKAGKDLRIVVKIVNDDKTVWKATMYSIDQTPQPFPGSSVKVDGSTIKFDVLTLGATYNGKLGSDGNTLNGTYTQAGKDFPLNFARATKETAWVIPEPPAKLPPMAKDAKPAFEVATIKLSKPEQMGKGFGIRGRRVQTINTSIMDLIEFAYKVQVKQVLNAPAWADTQKYDISGEPDVEGQPTYDQLKIMIQALLADRFKLTFHRDKKELSVFALTVGKTGSKLKVSDESSATGHTLNFHPGAQGGLVFTARDASMHELGEAMEQTMLDRPMSDQTGLTAKYDFDITFMPDDSMMGGIASKLPPPPAGAEIPPSLFTAFQDQLGLKLEPSKAPVEVLVVDHVEKPSED; encoded by the coding sequence ATGAAGAAGATCGTACTGTGGATGATCGCATGCACCACATTGTTGACAGGTTCGTTGCGGGCGCAGAGCATGGCCGGCGACTGGCAGGGAACACTGAAGGCCGGCAAGGACCTACGGATCGTGGTGAAGATCGTGAACGACGACAAGACCGTGTGGAAGGCGACGATGTACAGCATCGATCAGACGCCACAGCCTTTTCCCGGAAGCTCCGTCAAGGTGGATGGTTCCACGATCAAGTTCGACGTGTTGACGCTGGGTGCGACGTATAACGGGAAGCTGGGCTCTGACGGCAACACGCTCAACGGAACCTACACGCAGGCAGGCAAGGACTTCCCGCTGAATTTTGCAAGGGCCACGAAGGAGACCGCCTGGGTGATTCCCGAGCCTCCTGCGAAGCTGCCACCCATGGCGAAGGATGCCAAGCCCGCGTTTGAAGTGGCGACGATCAAACTCTCAAAACCGGAGCAGATGGGCAAGGGCTTCGGTATCCGCGGACGGAGGGTGCAGACGATCAACACCTCCATCATGGACCTGATCGAATTCGCTTATAAGGTTCAGGTGAAGCAGGTTCTTAACGCACCCGCCTGGGCCGACACGCAGAAGTACGATATCTCCGGTGAACCCGACGTGGAGGGCCAGCCAACCTACGATCAGTTGAAGATCATGATCCAGGCATTGCTCGCGGACCGCTTCAAGCTGACATTCCATCGTGACAAGAAGGAACTCTCGGTCTTTGCGCTGACGGTAGGCAAGACTGGATCGAAGCTCAAGGTAAGCGATGAGAGCAGCGCTACGGGCCACACGCTGAACTTCCATCCCGGCGCTCAGGGTGGCCTCGTCTTTACAGCACGGGATGCTTCCATGCACGAACTCGGCGAAGCGATGGAGCAGACGATGCTCGATCGCCCGATGTCCGACCAGACCGGACTCACCGCAAAGTATGACTTCGACATTACGTTTATGCCGGACGATTCGATGATGGGTGGCATCGCTTCCAAGCTGCCTCCACCTCCGGCCGGGGCGGAGATCCCGCCATCGCTGTTCACCGCATTCCAGGATCAGCTCGGATTGAAGCTGGAGCCGTCGAAGGCGCCGGTGGAGGTACTTGTGGTCGATCACGTGGAGAAGCCTTCAGAGGACTAG
- a CDS encoding RNA polymerase sigma factor gives MTDREMAFGAVVDRQGRFLYRVALGLMRNPEDAEDVVQEALLKLFRGEGWREMSDERAFLARVVWRVGLDRIAARRVHMDVTEMEVAATGETVEDAMVGEGERAVLRRLIEGLPEELRRPLVLSAIEEMTSREVGVAMGIPEATVRGRVMRARAELKRRFEAMQRLRAEVAR, from the coding sequence GTGACGGATCGCGAGATGGCCTTCGGTGCGGTGGTGGACCGGCAGGGACGGTTCCTGTACCGGGTTGCGCTTGGGCTGATGCGGAACCCCGAAGACGCGGAGGATGTCGTGCAGGAGGCACTCCTAAAGCTCTTTCGCGGCGAGGGATGGCGGGAGATGTCGGACGAACGTGCGTTTCTGGCGCGGGTCGTCTGGCGTGTTGGGCTCGATCGGATTGCGGCGCGGAGGGTGCACATGGATGTGACGGAGATGGAGGTCGCCGCGACGGGCGAGACGGTCGAGGATGCGATGGTGGGCGAAGGCGAGCGCGCGGTGCTGAGGAGGTTGATCGAGGGTTTGCCGGAGGAGTTGCGAAGGCCGCTGGTGCTGTCGGCGATCGAGGAGATGACGTCCCGCGAGGTGGGGGTGGCGATGGGGATTCCCGAGGCGACGGTGCGAGGGCGCGTGATGCGGGCGCGGGCGGAGCTGAAGCGGCGGTTCGAGGCCATGCAGAGGCTACGGGCGGAGGTGGCGCGATGA
- the pth gene encoding aminoacyl-tRNA hydrolase: MKLIVGLGNPGLEYQFTPHNAGFLAVDRIAEDCGVVIANRRCRALTARTRLGGQEVLLAKPETFMNLSGLSVAQLIQECGIEDIASDVILLYDELAFELGTFKIFQRGSANGHNGVKSISATLKTEEWTRIRIGVGKPALPDGRKSGGKDYLLAPMRKQELMVLDEVLDRVRNAVEVVLEKGISAAMNEFNRRPDPPKDVPGKAKPAE, encoded by the coding sequence GTGAAACTGATTGTTGGACTGGGGAATCCTGGGCTCGAGTATCAGTTCACGCCGCATAACGCCGGATTTCTAGCTGTGGACCGTATCGCGGAAGACTGCGGTGTGGTCATTGCGAACCGGCGCTGCCGGGCGCTCACGGCAAGGACACGGCTGGGCGGGCAGGAGGTTCTGCTGGCCAAGCCTGAGACCTTCATGAATTTGAGTGGGCTTTCGGTAGCCCAACTGATTCAGGAATGCGGGATTGAAGACATTGCTTCCGATGTCATCCTTCTTTACGACGAGTTGGCCTTCGAGCTGGGGACGTTCAAGATCTTCCAGCGTGGGTCGGCGAATGGGCATAACGGGGTGAAGTCGATCTCCGCGACCCTGAAGACGGAAGAGTGGACACGGATTCGGATCGGCGTCGGGAAACCGGCGTTACCGGATGGCAGGAAGTCGGGCGGCAAGGATTACTTGCTGGCTCCCATGCGCAAGCAGGAGCTGATGGTGCTCGACGAAGTACTCGATCGCGTGCGGAACGCGGTGGAGGTGGTGCTGGAGAAGGGCATCAGCGCCGCAATGAATGAGTTCAACCGCAGGCCGGATCCTCCCAAGGATGTTCCTGGGAAGGCTAAGCCAGCGGAATGA
- the rpsR gene encoding 30S ribosomal protein S18, producing MADETNEVSAPASEPAAAATSTPRPAFASRGPRPAGGPGGPGGPGGRPAGPGGPGGRKFFRRKKVCKFTVEKIDKISYRDVRLLQGFVSERGKIIPRRLTGTSTHFQRKLTQAIKQARNIALLPFAARF from the coding sequence ATGGCTGACGAGACGAATGAAGTATCGGCCCCGGCGAGCGAGCCGGCGGCAGCAGCAACCAGCACTCCGCGTCCCGCGTTTGCTTCGCGTGGACCCCGCCCCGCGGGTGGTCCCGGAGGCCCTGGCGGTCCCGGCGGACGTCCTGCTGGTCCCGGTGGTCCTGGCGGACGCAAGTTCTTTCGCCGCAAGAAGGTCTGCAAGTTCACGGTGGAGAAGATCGACAAGATCAGCTACCGCGACGTGCGCCTGCTCCAGGGCTTCGTGTCCGAGCGCGGCAAGATCATTCCGCGCCGCCTCACGGGAACCTCGACCCACTTCCAGCGCAAGCTCACGCAGGCGATCAAGCAGGCTCGTAACATCGCCCTGCTCCCGTTCGCGGCGCGCTTCTAA
- the rpsF gene encoding 30S ribosomal protein S6 codes for MRTYEIMFIVRPDVEEADLDKLIETFSGYVTTGGGEVKGVEKMGRRRLAYTVRKFNDGFYVLFMVAIEGNQVAELERRLRVTEQVIKFITVRTDEEDKRLAKIKALRDSKVKRSALPQTPVAAPVAAPVAEATETPAAEPVAVAEPVATSEEPAAV; via the coding sequence ATGCGTACTTACGAGATTATGTTCATCGTCCGGCCGGACGTTGAAGAAGCGGACCTGGACAAGCTGATCGAGACGTTCTCGGGTTATGTGACGACCGGTGGCGGCGAAGTGAAGGGTGTGGAGAAGATGGGGCGTCGTCGCCTCGCTTACACCGTTCGCAAGTTCAACGATGGTTTCTATGTTCTGTTCATGGTCGCCATCGAAGGCAACCAGGTAGCCGAGCTGGAGCGTCGTCTGCGTGTGACCGAGCAGGTCATCAAGTTCATCACCGTCCGCACGGATGAGGAAGACAAGCGCCTGGCGAAGATCAAGGCCCTGCGTGACAGCAAGGTCAAGCGCTCGGCTCTGCCGCAGACTCCCGTTGCCGCCCCTGTGGCTGCTCCGGTTGCGGAAGCCACCGAGACGCCCGCTGCTGAGCCGGTCGCCGTTGCCGAGCCGGTTGCTACTTCGGAAGAGCCTGCCGCAGTTTAG
- the rplI gene encoding 50S ribosomal protein L9: MEVILKEDVNKLGHRGDVVKVANGYGRNYLLPGKLAIEATAANKAVIEQMKNSAARKAVKEKAAAELQAVELSKVELSFERKVGDNDHLFGSVTSGDIAAALEAQGYEIDRRKIALEEPLKTIGEFHVPVKLFRDVTAHVKVTVNGDRPVAAATVAE; this comes from the coding sequence ATGGAAGTAATTCTGAAAGAAGACGTCAATAAGCTTGGACACCGCGGCGATGTCGTAAAGGTGGCCAATGGCTATGGACGCAATTACCTGCTGCCTGGCAAGCTGGCGATCGAAGCGACCGCGGCGAACAAAGCAGTCATCGAGCAGATGAAGAACTCGGCTGCTCGCAAGGCAGTGAAGGAGAAGGCTGCGGCCGAGCTCCAGGCTGTCGAGCTGTCCAAGGTTGAGCTCTCGTTCGAGCGGAAGGTGGGCGACAACGACCACCTCTTCGGTTCGGTCACGTCGGGCGATATCGCTGCGGCGCTCGAGGCACAGGGCTACGAGATCGATCGTCGCAAGATCGCGCTCGAAGAGCCGCTGAAGACGATCGGTGAGTTCCATGTGCCGGTCAAGCTGTTCCGCGATGTGACCGCGCACGTCAAGGTCACCGTGAATGGCGATCGTCCCGTAGCTGCTGCAACCGTCGCTGAATAA
- a CDS encoding 4-(cytidine 5'-diphospho)-2-C-methyl-D-erythritol kinase, giving the protein MSTRVRSYAKVNLGLAIGPVREDGFHGLVTLYQTLDLHDLVTVTAQRGGSGLTLTSNDRRVPCDARNTAWRMVEGALHRMGVAAEVTIHIDKRLPIQGGMGAGSANAAAALIALETELGEALPQAERMALAAEVGSDVPLFLIGGAVLGTGRGEIVEMAPDFPATVCVVAIPSVGVSTPAAFREWDARYAAGLAAAADVQEETAGWSEVIDPLLTFPPVRDTLSELSRVYASTLGSMPGSTGIVRNPLLEKTLDGMANGLAENTLLELVRTGIENDFEEVVFSQHPSLREIKRQLMGTETEVPALYAALSGSGSALFGLYESTAAAQAAQQRLQSSGVKALTTETLPRAEYWGRMVAE; this is encoded by the coding sequence ATGTCTACACGGGTTCGGTCGTATGCGAAGGTAAATCTTGGGCTGGCAATTGGTCCGGTGCGGGAGGACGGGTTTCATGGTCTGGTGACGCTCTACCAGACGCTTGATCTGCATGATCTGGTGACGGTTACGGCACAGCGTGGAGGTTCGGGGCTGACGCTGACCAGCAACGATCGCCGAGTGCCCTGCGATGCGCGCAATACGGCCTGGAGAATGGTCGAGGGCGCTCTGCACCGGATGGGCGTCGCCGCCGAGGTGACGATCCATATCGACAAGCGACTCCCAATTCAGGGTGGTATGGGGGCAGGGTCGGCAAACGCCGCGGCGGCGCTGATCGCGCTCGAGACCGAGCTGGGCGAGGCGCTGCCTCAGGCGGAGCGCATGGCGCTGGCCGCGGAGGTGGGGTCGGATGTGCCGTTGTTTCTGATCGGCGGAGCGGTGCTGGGCACAGGGCGTGGGGAGATCGTGGAGATGGCTCCTGATTTTCCGGCGACGGTTTGTGTCGTGGCGATTCCGTCCGTGGGGGTTTCAACGCCGGCGGCCTTCCGAGAGTGGGACGCGCGCTACGCGGCGGGGTTGGCGGCGGCTGCCGATGTGCAGGAGGAGACTGCGGGGTGGAGCGAGGTGATCGACCCCTTATTGACTTTCCCTCCGGTCCGCGATACTCTAAGTGAGTTGAGCCGCGTCTACGCTTCCACTTTAGGGAGCATGCCAGGTTCCACCGGTATCGTTCGCAACCCCCTCCTTGAGAAAACGCTGGATGGCATGGCGAACGGTCTGGCCGAGAATACCCTTCTCGAGCTTGTCCGCACCGGGATCGAGAACGACTTTGAAGAGGTCGTCTTCTCGCAGCATCCCTCCTTGCGTGAGATCAAGCGTCAATTGATGGGTACTGAAACGGAAGTGCCGGCGTTGTACGCTGCTCTCTCCGGATCGGGTTCGGCCCTGTTTGGACTTTACGAGTCCACGGCGGCGGCGCAAGCAGCTCAACAACGACTTCAGTCCTCCGGGGTGAAGGCTCTCACAACCGAGACCTTGCCACGAGCGGAGTACTGGGGGAGAATGGTCGCAGAGTAA
- a CDS encoding TIGR03435 family protein: MLLLLECRFSQRSVSMMRNGLARKIVMGTMLAISPAAWAQDASAERLSYDVISVKPNTSGSGGMRIMVTPDGFAAENVSLHMLMSTAFQINSELIVGLPKWSDSDRFDVKAKVAEEDLPALKKMEPKDRIQIVQSIVAERFKVVVHREKREWPTYDLVVAKSGLKMKEAKPDDTYANGIKGPDGKGNGGMMRMGRGTMTGQGIPIENMTRALSSLTQRTVVDKTGLKENYDFELKWTPDDAPAGSTEENGESIFTAVQEQLGLRLDASKGMVETLIVDHVEKPSED; this comes from the coding sequence GTGCTCCTCCTGTTGGAGTGCCGGTTTTCGCAGAGGTCCGTCTCGATGATGAGGAATGGTCTGGCTCGGAAGATCGTGATGGGAACTATGCTGGCGATCTCGCCCGCCGCATGGGCGCAGGACGCTTCTGCAGAGAGGTTGAGCTACGACGTGATCTCGGTGAAGCCGAATACTTCGGGCTCGGGTGGTATGCGGATCATGGTTACACCGGATGGCTTTGCGGCGGAGAACGTATCCCTGCATATGCTTATGTCGACTGCGTTTCAGATCAATTCGGAGTTGATTGTCGGCCTGCCGAAGTGGTCAGACTCGGACAGGTTCGATGTGAAGGCGAAGGTGGCTGAAGAGGACCTTCCTGCGTTGAAGAAGATGGAACCCAAGGACCGCATACAAATCGTTCAGTCGATCGTGGCTGAGCGTTTCAAGGTGGTCGTGCATCGCGAGAAGAGAGAGTGGCCAACGTACGATCTGGTTGTGGCGAAGAGCGGGCTGAAGATGAAGGAGGCCAAGCCGGACGATACCTACGCGAATGGGATAAAGGGACCAGACGGCAAAGGTAACGGCGGCATGATGAGGATGGGCCGCGGCACGATGACCGGCCAAGGCATCCCGATTGAGAACATGACGAGAGCGCTCTCAAGCCTTACTCAGAGAACGGTTGTAGACAAGACAGGCTTGAAGGAAAACTATGACTTCGAGTTGAAGTGGACGCCCGACGACGCTCCCGCCGGCAGTACCGAAGAGAACGGTGAGTCGATTTTTACGGCTGTGCAGGAGCAGTTGGGATTGCGGCTGGATGCAAGCAAAGGCATGGTGGAGACGCTGATCGTCGACCATGTGGAGAAGCCTTCTGAAGACTGA